Proteins encoded in a region of the Lathamus discolor isolate bLatDis1 chromosome Z, bLatDis1.hap1, whole genome shotgun sequence genome:
- the S1PR3 gene encoding sphingosine 1-phosphate receptor 3 has product MVKQMMAAVTEPADALVSPQGNEEMDSLIVLHYNYTGKLILREKATDNIDLPTVAFLILCSFIVLENLMVLIAIWKNNKFHNRMYFFIGNLALCDLLAGVVYKVNILMSGKKTLSLSSTIWFIREGSMFVALGASTFSLLAIAIERHLTMIKMRPYDANKKYRVFLLIGTCWLISISLGALPILGWNCINNLPDCSTILPLYSKKYVVFCISIFIAILVAIVILYARIYILVKSSSRNVTNHNNSERSMALLRTVVIVVSVFIACWSPLFILFLIDVACKVRECSVLYKANWFIALAVINSAMNPIIYTLASKEMRRAFFRLVCGCLVKSKVSRSLPVPPTPDHSRSKSSSSNAQKPKEDFPPKKIPSCIAEKNEFSFHNGNICK; this is encoded by the coding sequence ATGGTCAAACAAATGATGGCAGCAGTTACCGAGCCAGCTGATGCTCTTGTCAGCCCTCAAGGAAATGAAGAGATGGACTCTCTGATTGTACTGCATTATAATTACACAGGAAAGCTTATTTTAAGGGAAAAGGCAACAGATAACATAGACCTGCCCACTGTTGCATTTCTGATCCTGTGTAGTTTCATAGTCCTGGAAAACTTGATGGTGTTGATTGCCATATGGAAAAACAATAAATTTCACAACCGCATGTACTTTTTTATAGGCAATCTAGCTCTCTGTGATCTTCTAGCAGGAGTTGTTTACAAAGTAAATATTCTTATGTCTGGGAAGAAAACTCTGAGCTTGTCCTCCACAATCTGGTTCATTAGGGAAGGCAGCATGTTTGTTGCCCTGGGAGCCTCCACTTTCAGCCTTCTAGCAATAGCTATTGAGCGCCATTTGACCATGATTAAAATGAGGCCTTATGATGCGAATAAGAAGTACAGAGTGTTCCTTCTCATTGGTACCTGCTGGCTTATTTCAATTTCCTTGGGTGCCTTACCCATCCTTGGCTGGAACTGTATAAACAACTTACCAGACTGCTCAACAATTTTGCCTCTCTACTCCAAGAAGTATGTTGTGTTCTGCATTAGTATCTTCATAGCCATTTTGGTTGCCATCGTCATCCTTTATGCCCGTATCTACATCCTGGTAAAGTCCAGCAGTCGTAATGTCACTAACCATAATAACTCGGAGCGGTCCATGGCACTCCTTAGGACTGTTGTGATCGTTGTCAGTGTTTTCATTGCCTGTTGGTCTCCGCTGTTCATCCTGTTCCTCATTGATGTGGCCTGCAAAGTCAGGGAGTGCTCTGTCTTGTACAAAGCCAACTGGTTTATTGCTTTGGCGGTTATCAATTCTGCAATGAACCCCATCATCTACACTCTGGCCAGTAAGGAAATGCGTCGGGCTTTCTTCCGCCTTGTTTGTGGCTGCCTGGTGAAATCCAAGGTGTCCAGGTCTTTGCCTGTTCCGCCCACACCAGATCACAGTCGAAGTaaatccagcagcagcaatgcccAGAAGCCAAAGGAGGATTTCCCACCAAAGAAAATTCCGTCATGTATCgctgaaaaaaatgaattttcatttcacaATGGAAACATCTGTAAGTAA